The Bdellovibrionales bacterium CG10_big_fil_rev_8_21_14_0_10_45_34 sequence TTGAACTGCAAAAGCTGAGATAATCATACCTTCGATGAGTTGATGAGGAGCTCTTTCCATCATCAATCTGTCTTTAAATGTGCCCGGTTCTCCCTCGTCAGCATTGCAAAGAAGGTATCTGGGTTCACCATTGTTTGGCAGAAACCCCCACTTTACTCCAGTCGGAAAACCAGCACCTCCACGGCCACGAAGCCCAGATGCCTTAACTTCATCAATGATTTCTTGCGGCCTCATCTTGAGTGCTTTTTTAAGCATCTGATAGCCATCGAGCTCTAGATAGCCTTTGAGTGTTTTGTACTGCGGTTTATCGTAGTGTTGGGTGAGTAATTTTGCTTCCATTATTTAAGCTCTTTCAATAACTGATCAACAACATCAGTGCTGAGATTTTCATAATAACGATCGCCAATTTGAGCCACAGGGGCTGTGTCACAAGAACCCAAACACTCAACCCGAGTAACTGTGAAATGGCCGTCGGCAGTGACATCGCCTTCTTTGACTTGAAGTTTTGAACAGATATAATCGGTCAATTCCCTAGCTTCCTTCATTGCGCAAGAGACGTTGCAACAAACCTGTATGTGGTGTTTCCCCACTGGCCTCTGGTTGAACATGGTATAAAACTTCAGTACTTCGTCTATTCTTGATGCAGGAATATCCATGATGTCGCTTAAGTGCTCAACAACCTGCGGGCTAACCCATCCCTTGTTTTCTTTTTGAGCAATGTAGAGCGCCGGAATTATTGCAGAGTATTTCGACTCGTACCTTTCGAGCTCCGACTTAACCTTCGCGAGGCCGTCTGCAGACAATTTAAAAATCGTGAACTTTTGTGTCGTTTCTAAATTTTCCATTTATCGATCCAACTCTCCTGCTATGAGATTAAGACTTCCCAAAACAGAAATGACATCTGCCACAGGACCACCTGTTACTAGTTTTGAAAAGCTCTGATAAATTGCAAAACAAGGCGGCCGCACTTTCAAACGATAAGGGCTTGGCCCCCCGTCGCTCACTAAGTAAAAGCCAAGCTCCCCGTTGGCCGCTTCAGTTGCTTCGTAAACCTCACCTTTTGGAGGCTTAAGCCCTTTGATTACTAGCATGAAGTGATTCATCAACCCTTCGATGTTTCCGTAAACTTCTCGCTTTTCAGGAAGCACAATATCTTTGTCGCGAATTGTGTAGTCCCCACCCGGCAAATTCTTACAAACTTGCTCGACGATTTTCAGAGATTGTTTCATCTCCTCAAGCCGCACGAGATAACGATCGTAAACATCACCAGATGTACCAATTGGCACTTCAAAATCCAAAGTTTCGTATCCGTAGTAGGGCGAAGCTTTTCGTAGATCTAAGTTAACGCCGGCTGCCCTCAAACAAGGGCCGGTGTAACCGTACTGAATAGCTTCTTCTGCAGAAATGCCGCCTACACCTTGAGTTCTTTGAATCCAAATCTTATTGCCTGTAAGCAGACGATCAATTTCGTCAATGTCTTGGCGAATAGTCTTCACCGTCTCTAAAACGTCGTTAATCCAACCATCCGGTGGATTATTCGCCATACCACCAACTCTTGTTAGAGAAACAGTTAGACGTGCTCCGCAAAGTTTTTCAAAAAGAGTGTAAACTCTTTCTCGGCATCCGAAGAGATAGAAGAAACCTGTTAATGCACCCAAATCCACAGCATTTGCACCAATACAAACGATATGGTCTATCACTCGGGAAAGCTCACACAAGATAATCCTCAGCGCCTGCGCTTTTGCGGGGATCTCAACACCAAGAATCTTTTCGACAGTTTTACAGTACCCCACGTTATTAATGGGCGCCGAACAATAGTTGAGACGGTCGGTATAAGGAATAACCTGATTGTAAAAATGAGTCTCAGCCATCTTCTCAAAACAACGGTGAAGAAATCCGATTTCCACATTGGCCCTATGGATAGTTTCCCCGTCGAGTTCAGCCATCACTCGAAGTGTTCCATGCGTGGCTGGATGGCTTGGGCCGATATTGAGCGGCACCAAATTTTTGTTGGGATCTGGTACATAATTCGGATCGTTTTCGAAATGAATGGGCAATACTTCGCTAAGATGCTGCTGTTGATTGGCATCATAGTCTTTTCTTAGGGGGTGCCCTTTAAACTCGTGATGAGTGAGGATTCTTGTTAAATTGGGATGCCCTTCAAAGCGAACCCCCATCATATCGTAGGCTTCACGCTCAAACCAGTTCGCTCCCTTCCAAATAGGAGTAGCGGAAGGAACCGACTCACCTTCGCCGACCTGGGTTTTTATTCTCAGTCGGGTAGCATCTTTTGACGAGAATAGGTGATAGACCACCTCAAACCTCTTCTCGCGCCCTGGGTAATCAACAGCGCAAACGTCCATCAAGAAATCAAATTTCTTAGATGTTTTAAGGTGAGTCAGTATGGCTGGAACCTGTGATTTTTCACACTCTAATACTGCATCCCCAAACGCCTGATAAAAATTTAGCTTTGGGCCAGAGATACCTTGAGCACCCAAATCCGCGACGACATTTTCTGTAACGCTCATTCTTAATCCTCAATTTTCGAAAATTTATCCCTTGTGGCTGAAAGTCTTCCAAAAATAAACCATGCTACGCAATCTCACCCAGTGATTTATCGTAAGCCTTTCTCCAAGGTCTAGGATGGTTATTCTCTATCATTTTTTGAAGCAGCATCACTCCATCTAAAACTGCCTCGGGTGCGGGCGGACATCCTGGAACATAAACATCTACAGGAATGACTTTGTCGGCCCCTTGAAGTACGTGGTAAGCGCGGTAAAAACCACCAGAGCTCGCGCATGCACCCATTGAGAGTACATATTTTGGCTCAAGCATTTGAACATAGATTCTCTTTAATATGGGAGCCATTTTTTCTGTGATAGTGCCAGCCACAACCAAAAGGTCTGACTGACGAGGGGAGAATCTGACCACTTCGGCTCCGAAACGCGCCAGGTCATAACGCGGTCCCATCACCGACATAAGCTCAATACCGCAACAGGCCGTACCGAAGGGCATTGGCCAAAGAGAGTTCTTTCTTCCCCAGGCAATAAACTCATCCACTCGCGAGGTCAGCATATTAGATGCTAAAAGATCCTCAGACTCGGCGGCAGCAAACTCGCTACCAGAAAGGGTTTTATTCATTATCAGGCCTCACTCGTTGCCGCAAAAGTCGTTACTCAACGCTCAGGCCGCTTGGCCTTGCGCCGATTTCTTTGGGCTTTAGAAAAAAATAACCCTTTTGACTAGATTTTGAAAGCTTATAGATGTGGGAACTGAGAATGAATCACAACTAACGCAATGCCGAGAACTTGAGCCGTCTTAGAATAAATTCGCGAGCACCGGTCAGTCCTTC is a genomic window containing:
- a CDS encoding NADH-quinone oxidoreductase subunit B; protein product: MNKTLSGSEFAAAESEDLLASNMLTSRVDEFIAWGRKNSLWPMPFGTACCGIELMSVMGPRYDLARFGAEVVRFSPRQSDLLVVAGTITEKMAPILKRIYVQMLEPKYVLSMGACASSGGFYRAYHVLQGADKVIPVDVYVPGCPPAPEAVLDGVMLLQKMIENNHPRPWRKAYDKSLGEIA
- a CDS encoding NAD(P)H-dependent oxidoreductase subunit E, producing the protein MFKLSADGLAKVKSELERYESKYSAIIPALYIAQKENKGWVSPQVVEHLSDIMDIPASRIDEVLKFYTMFNQRPVGKHHIQVCCNVSCAMKEARELTDYICSKLQVKEGDVTADGHFTVTRVECLGSCDTAPVAQIGDRYYENLSTDVVDQLLKELK
- a CDS encoding NADH-quinone oxidoreductase subunit C, with the translated sequence MSVTENVVADLGAQGISGPKLNFYQAFGDAVLECEKSQVPAILTHLKTSKKFDFLMDVCAVDYPGREKRFEVVYHLFSSKDATRLRIKTQVGEGESVPSATPIWKGANWFEREAYDMMGVRFEGHPNLTRILTHHEFKGHPLRKDYDANQQQHLSEVLPIHFENDPNYVPDPNKNLVPLNIGPSHPATHGTLRVMAELDGETIHRANVEIGFLHRCFEKMAETHFYNQVIPYTDRLNYCSAPINNVGYCKTVEKILGVEIPAKAQALRIILCELSRVIDHIVCIGANAVDLGALTGFFYLFGCRERVYTLFEKLCGARLTVSLTRVGGMANNPPDGWINDVLETVKTIRQDIDEIDRLLTGNKIWIQRTQGVGGISAEEAIQYGYTGPCLRAAGVNLDLRKASPYYGYETLDFEVPIGTSGDVYDRYLVRLEEMKQSLKIVEQVCKNLPGGDYTIRDKDIVLPEKREVYGNIEGLMNHFMLVIKGLKPPKGEVYEATEAANGELGFYLVSDGGPSPYRLKVRPPCFAIYQSFSKLVTGGPVADVISVLGSLNLIAGELDR